From the Thermogemmatispora onikobensis genome, the window CACATTCCCCTAAGCGAGGTCATGGCCATCGGCGACAACGAGAACGATATTGGCATGCTCTCCCTGGTTGGCCTCGGGATCGCTATGGGCCAGGCCAGCGCCGCCGTCAAGCAGGCCGCACGCGCAACAACCACCAGCAACAGCGAGGATGGCGTGGCTCGCGCTATCGAGCGCTACTTACTCCGTCCCGCCCGTACCAGCGATTCAAATTCGCGCAGGCGCTCGACCTGCTTGTGATTCGGGGCCGCCTGCCAGCGCTGCTGCTGCACCAGCGCCAGGGCATCGCGCGCATGCATGCCCCCATAAACGAGAACGGCGCAGGCCAGCAGGGCGCTGCGACCTACCCCATGCTCACAGTGGACGAGCACACGCCCGCCGCGCTGGATGCGCTCGTTGACCCAGCGCGCCCCCTCTAGCAGCTGCTCCAGCGAGAGCGGCTGCGTGTCGGGCGTCGGCAAATGGAGTAGCTCAATGCCAACCCGGGCCAGAGCCTGGCGATCATCGACATACTCGGAGCGTGTATCAACGACATGCGTGACACCCAGGCGCGCCAGCGCCTTGATGTCCTGGGGATGGATGCGCCCCCCGACAGCCAGCTGATCGGTGATCCAACTGAGATTGAGCTGATCAGGAAGAGGAATATGTAGAGCACGCGCCAGGCGCTCACTCAGTGAGTTCT encodes:
- a CDS encoding protein-tyrosine phosphatase family protein; amino-acid sequence: MEQKQTSEQRKEGNTPQQPLVRDPIYADPPAAPVTATAAPGLSEAPGLQFSRWRWALTGVVRVLYRRWTRIAAHLFPENSLSERLARALHIPLPDQLNLSWITDQLAVGGRIHPQDIKALARLGVTHVVDTRSEYVDDRQALARVGIELLHLPTPDTQPLSLEQLLEGARWVNERIQRGGRVLVHCEHGVGRSALLACAVLVYGGMHARDALALVQQQRWQAAPNHKQVERLREFESLVRAGRSK